From Chryseotalea sp. WA131a:
GAACCAATTTGAAAAGCTGCAAAACCAATAAGCAAAGGCGCGGGATGAATTTTGTTTTGCGGTTTCAAGATCCTGCGCGTTCGCGGGGCTTGCGCATAACGCTAATATTTGCGATCGGGCGGGAATTTAGAACTGCGTCCTGTCCCACACACGAAGCGGAATAAAGATAACAAAACTTTGAACTACACGTCAACCCCGCCTGGCGCAAATATATTGTTGCCAGCTGTTTTACTTACTCAAATCAAAGTAGTCCGTCTCGTTTGTCGGCATATAATTTATCACTATTGTCCGACTAAAATTTTTAAAGGGCGTCCTTTTTAAGGTCACCCTTTATGGTTACGTTTAGTTACCACACTTCACATAGCCATGAATAAAGGTAAAAAATTTGTCGGACAGCCGATTCTTTCTCAAATACTTTCTTGCATATCCACGGATATTATCAAGCAGTCCAGCAAGCAACATCGAAGCAATCGGTATTATAAACGTCTCCCAGTACGAGTTCATCTGGTAAGTCTTTTATACGGTGTTTTCAGTTATTGTAATGGCCTTCGGGAGCTTTGTGAGGGCATATTGGCCTGCGAAGGAAAGCTGACACATCTTGGTTTCGATCAGGCTCCCGCTCGTAGTACGCTATCCGATGCAAACAACAATCGCAGTTATCTGGTATTTGAAACGATCTACTTCAAATTACTCAAGCAATATCACAGTTTTATCTCGGACAGCCGGTTGAAAGGTCTCAGTATACGTAACTTGAAAATCATAGACAGTACTACCATCCGCTTGTTTAGCGACATTCTACGAGGAGTTGGTCGTAATCCGCTGGATGGTTCACGCAAGAAAGGTGGTATCAAAGTGCATGCCTTGATGGATGCCTTTTCAGGTGTGGCTGAATTTGTAAGAATGACCGAAGCCAAGGTACATGACCGTAAATTCCTCTACCACATTAAGTTACCGGCCAATAGCTTTGTCGTATTTGATAAGGCGTATAACCTGTATCATCAATTTGTAAAGTGGACAAATCAAAAAGTATGGTTCGTAACACGCATGAAAAGCAATGCCGTGTACCATGTCACCAAAGTAATTATCGACAACACTCAAAGGAAAAATGCAAAGGGTGTTCTCAAAGAGCAGTACGTCACAGTGGGCTACAAAACCGCAGAGCAGACCTTGCGATTAAAACTCAGACGGATTACTTTCAAATCCGATGATGGCAAAGTGTTCATCTTCATAACCAACAACTTTACGCTACCCTGTGCGCAAATCGCTTTGATTTACAAGTGTAGATGGATGATTGAGCTCTTGTTCAAACAAATCAAACAAAATTTTCCACTGCGCTACTTCTGGGGTAACAGCGAGAATGCGATTAAAATACAAGTGTATGCAGTGCTCATAGCTCAACTATTAATGGTCGTTATCCGCAAAAAAGCACAGACTAAAAAATCATTTGCCAATATGATTACTGTGATACGGCTACATTTGATGAGTTATGTTGCCTTGTTCGATTTCATCAAAGATACGTATACCGCTTGGCGAAAAAGCAGCGACCCTCCTTTGTTCATCGCGTAAGGCAACTACCCCTAAAAACGAAGCGTCATTTTAAGACCTAATTCCCCTACGGAAATATGACTTTTTAGACTAGTTTAGTCGGACAAGAATGATTAACTAAATAAATTCAAACTTTCCAACAGCAAACCCCACAACTTGCGCCCACACAATGTTAGGGGCGGTTTCTCGTCTTCCCACGTGCGGGAGGAGCGCACTAGACCGTGGCTTCGTCAGGATGAACGGAGGACGCCAGAAGTCGTGATCGTTGATGAGTTTTTTTTCCTGCGAGGCCTGCGGGCCGCGCGGTCGGCCGTGCGATGGGTTGCCACCTGCACATTTTCAAGAACGATCTTAATTCCCAAATCGCCCCTAACGGTTAGCTTATTGCTGGCGGGCAATTAAAACCTACGCCCTGTCCAACGTGATAAAGATAAATAAAGAACTGCACACTTCAATGACGCACAGTCCCGCCCGCTTGCAATAAGCTTTTGTTAGCGGGCGTTTCTAATCAATCTTATTTACTCGTTCCTTTTATTGTCGAACTTTGGAACATAATTGGCAAAACATAATTCTGGTCAATAGTTTGTCCGTCTTTAATTGAAGGAATCCACCTAGGCATTGAGCGAATTAATCTTAATGCTTCCTCATCACAGCTATAACAAATTCCTTTCTTTATTCTCACGTCCTCAATTGTACTGTCTCTCTTTACAATAAAACTTACATAAACATAGCCCTCGATTGTGTCGGTCGGTTCTTTCCATTTCCAGTTGTCTCCAATGAATCTGTTTAAACTAGCTTTTCCCCCGGGAAATTCAGCAAGTCGATCAGTCGAATTTGGTGATACCCTGTCGTCAATTCTATTGATTGTCCCTTTTTCAGTCGAACGAGTACATGACGCTAAAATCAAAGTCACAAAAAATGCAAATTGTCTCATGGCTGATCTTTAATGCCCGCTAACGTGAGTATTTGCGTTCGAGCGGGGCTTCCGAAGCCGCGTGGTGTCCCCGACACCGAACGCATTAAAGATACGAAACGTTGGATTACGCGTCAACCCCGCTTGACGCAAATACAGTGTTGTAGGTCGTGCTCGTCCACTGTTACTTTTTGGTTTATCCTGAAGTTCGGAAGAAAGTCCACCGTGATAAAACAGTCTGGGTAAAAGATCTGAGTAGTCTCGATTTGTCAATGTGTACCGAAATGAAATTGTCGACTGCGCCTTGTCTTCATGCACTTTGTGTTCAGTTGCGCTCGTCCTCGTACCCCAATGGAAACCAAACACCTCTCAATGTCGGGTCCTTCATGTTTGGGATGACGTGTCTTTGGTCCAAAGTCCTTATGTCTATGTTTTCTTTTTTGTTTTTCAGTTCAGGGATTTCCTGTCCCTTGAAAACACTTTGTCTAAGAATAGAAATTGCGTCATTGTAGTCGTAAGCTGTTACTCCGCATCCTAAAGGTAGTCCCGGTGGAAGGTCTTTGATTTGATTAGAGTCGAATTCAAACCAGTATCGTGTCACAATTATTTTCATTTTATTCGAAGTCCACTTTGTCCTAAGAGCATGACCTACAACGTGAATATTTGCGATCGGGCGGGAATTTGAAACTACGTCCTGTCCCCGGCACGAAGCCGAATAAAGATAACAAAACTTTGAACCACACGTCAACCCCGCCTGGCGCAAATATATTGTTGGCGGTAGTTGTTTTTTGTCCGTCATTGAAATCTGAAATTAACTTCATTGTCCGCAAAGAATATCGGAACCAGAATCTTTGCCTCCGTCCCGTCCTTTGAAATTAAAGCCCAGTCCAAACTGTCAATTATTGATTGATGTTTAAATCCTTCTTTGTCTATGAAGTTCGCGTAAACGTTACCGTCCCCTAACACCTTGTCCGAGGATTCAATTGAAAAACCGATATAGTCCCGTAACTCTTTTTCTTTATTTAAAGTGTCGCGATTAAATTCAATTTGTCCTGAGATGTTTGGAAAGTCGCTCCGATTTGTCAAAACGGTCCCAAGAAAATTGTCCTTATAAAATAATTTATACTCTTGTCCCATATAACCTCTATTTCTTGCTTCACTTTGTCACAAACGTTAGCTACCCGAAATTGATTTCCGTCTCGGGGATGGGTGGAATTACCGCCAACGTGAGTATTTGCGTTCGAGCGGGGCTTCCGAAGCCACGCCTTGTCCCCGACACCGAACGCATTAAAGATACGAAAACGTTGGATTACGCGTCAACCCCGCTTGACGCAAATACATTGTTATAGCTCGTGCGCGTCACCCGTTACCTTTTGTCTTGTGTCCAGTCCGTAGCATATTTACTTTCAAAAGTGAGTCCACTTATAAAAATCTACCCGCGAGGCTTTTCAAAAATTCAATAATTGAATTCTTATCGTAAAACTGATTCTTCTTTATTGAAAATTTAGTCCTTGAATTTTATAATTACAATAACATCTCCATCGTCAGTCATTACCGCATCAAAGTCACCTATTTTTCCTTTATCTTTTCTCTTCAAAGCTCTGTCCACAACTTCTTGCATTTGTTTTTGGATTGTTTGTCTGCCGGCAAGGCTACTGGTTAAAGATGTTGTAAGTCGGTCAACAACTTCATATTCCCTAACTGGTTCACACATCACATAGACCTCTTTCCCTAGTGTTTTTTGAACACGACCTAGTCCTTTCGAGTCTTGGAGCGGAGAAAAACTAAATAAAGTCAGACTAGCTATTACTAGTACCACAATTCCATAATACAATCTTGTTGTCATAATATTTATTGTTTAGTGTTAATTTATTCTAGCGCATGAGCTATAACGATTTGTGCTTGCGATCGGGCGGGATTTAAAACCTACGTCTTGTCGACATGCACAAGTTAAATTTAATAATACAAACTTTCAAAACCTACTGTCCGCCTGACGCAAGCACATTGTTATGTACTGTTATTTTTTATTCAAATACTTGTCCACCCATATCAAAAACTCATCTGAGTCTAACTGAGAAAATGCGTGGGGATGTCTTCTTCCGTCTGGAAAATATCCTTTGCCAATATTTGTAATGAGTTCCGCTGCATCGTTACCCAGAAGTCTCAACTGTACAATACAAGCAGTCATGTCAGCCAAGTTAGTGAGTTCAATTGGTGTCCGTCTATTCTCAATATACCAGTTAACGTCAGGATCGCAATAAAGTCTAACCGGTATTGATTTCAGAAACTTTGCATTACCTCCATCTTGTTCGTCCCTATAAAATGAGGATATCTTCTCATAAGCGTTAGGTCTTTCCAATGGCGTTCCTCCTAATTCTGATTCAAACCTTTTTATGAAATAGTCTGCTTCGTTTGAAGCTGTCTCGCTGAAGTTTATTTTTTTGAAATACTTAAAGCTTTCCCAAAGATGCTTCATGTCAAGAGGCGGGTCAACCCCAAATACAAGTCTTGGCTTTATTATCCTTACATTGTCTGTCTTAAATGCATTGGCGGTATAAAGAAGTGCCCCGTTACCTCCGAGTGAATGTCCCCCAATGATAAACTTGTTAGTTGGAACTTTGTATTTCTTAATCACTTCTGGAACAAGAGATGTTAGTCGACTTTGTGATATAGAATCCGATGAATTGGTCACCAAAGCTAAATATGGAATGATCACCAGATAACCGTCTGCCCTTGCTTTTGCTGGAAGGTCAGTTTCTTGCAACACGTCTCTCGGTGGCCCTCCAAAACCCGGTAAGATTACGAGCAGCCCTTTGATTGTTGATTTGGGTACAAGAGCCAAATAGAAATTTTGTGTCGAGTCTTGAGTCCGAAATACTCG
This genomic window contains:
- a CDS encoding alpha/beta hydrolase translates to MKSLIVVVFVSISFSSFGQREVIFGQEVERVFRTQDSTQNFYLALVPKSTIKGLLVILPGFGGPPRDVLQETDLPAKARADGYLVIIPYLALVTNSSDSISQSRLTSLVPEVIKKYKVPTNKFIIGGHSLGGNGALLYTANAFKTDNVRIIKPRLVFGVDPPLDMKHLWESFKYFKKINFSETASNEADYFIKRFESELGGTPLERPNAYEKISSFYRDEQDGGNAKFLKSIPVRLYCDPDVNWYIENRRTPIELTNLADMTACIVQLRLLGNDAAELITNIGKGYFPDGRRHPHAFSQLDSDEFLIWVDKYLNKK
- a CDS encoding energy transducer TonB, which translates into the protein MRQFAFFVTLILASCTRSTEKGTINRIDDRVSPNSTDRLAEFPGGKASLNRFIGDNWKWKEPTDTIEGYVYVSFIVKRDSTIEDVRIKKGICYSCDEEALRLIRSMPRWIPSIKDGQTIDQNYVLPIMFQSSTIKGTSK
- a CDS encoding IS4 family transposase; translated protein: MNKGKKFVGQPILSQILSCISTDIIKQSSKQHRSNRYYKRLPVRVHLVSLLYGVFSYCNGLRELCEGILACEGKLTHLGFDQAPARSTLSDANNNRSYLVFETIYFKLLKQYHSFISDSRLKGLSIRNLKIIDSTTIRLFSDILRGVGRNPLDGSRKKGGIKVHALMDAFSGVAEFVRMTEAKVHDRKFLYHIKLPANSFVVFDKAYNLYHQFVKWTNQKVWFVTRMKSNAVYHVTKVIIDNTQRKNAKGVLKEQYVTVGYKTAEQTLRLKLRRITFKSDDGKVFIFITNNFTLPCAQIALIYKCRWMIELLFKQIKQNFPLRYFWGNSENAIKIQVYAVLIAQLLMVVIRKKAQTKKSFANMITVIRLHLMSYVALFDFIKDTYTAWRKSSDPPLFIA